From a single Osmerus mordax isolate fOsmMor3 chromosome 14, fOsmMor3.pri, whole genome shotgun sequence genomic region:
- the snx24 gene encoding sorting nexin-24 — MHSVRVSIPSFRSEENSTDKGYTVFKIEVLMNGRQHTVEKRYSEFHALHKMLKKSIKPPEIPSKHVRNWIPKVLEQRRQGLEFYLQTIIMENEVLPKIFLDFLNIRHFPSLPKTESCGSFETESEESSKLTHQPAMLFLRDPYLLPSTHDTFSNVVIEGVIHGVFYPDLQPR, encoded by the exons ATGCACTCCGTCAGGGTTTCTATTCCATCGTTCCGTTCAGAGGAAAATTCGACTGATAAAGGATACACG GTGTTCAAAATTGAAGTGCTCATGAATGGCAGACAACATACTGTGGAGAAGCGCTACAGCGAGTTTCATGCCCTGCATAAAATG CTAAAGAAGAGCATAAAACCGCCTGAGATCCCTTCAAAGCATGTGAGGAACTGGATTCCCAAGGTTCTGGAACAGAGGAGACAAGGTCTAGAGTTCTATCTacag ACTATAATCATGGAGAATGAAGTTCTCCCAAAGATATTCTTGGATTTCCTCAACATCCGCCATTTTCCCTCTCTACCAAAAACGGAAAGTTGTGG GTCATTTGAAACTGAATCTGAGGAATCAAG CAAACTTACCCATCAACCAGCTATGCTCTTCCTAAGAGATCCTTACCTTCTTCCTTCCACACATG ATACATTTTCAAATGTTGTCATTGAAGGCGTAATCCATGGAGTTTTCTACCCCGATCTTCAACCAAGGTAG